One segment of Amycolatopsis alba DSM 44262 DNA contains the following:
- a CDS encoding VWA domain-containing protein encodes MSLTGFASPWWFLLLLAVAAVAVGYVLSQRARRKRTMRFANLELLEKVAPKSQGWVRHVPAILIVLSLLVLTVALAGPTAEQKVPRNRATVMLVIDTSLSMEATDVAPTRLKAAQESARSFAQNMTPGVNLGLISFAGTATVLVAPTTDRGGVVKAIDNLKLAQSTATGEGIFAALQSIESFSAIVGGAEGPPPARIVLMSDGKQTVPDDLYAPRGGYTAAQAAKQAQVPISSISFGTTHGSVDIDGKPQDVKVDDESLEEIARLSGGDFYKAASADELKRVYDDLGEQIGYELKDADASRPWVIVGTLVLMIGAAASLFLGQRLP; translated from the coding sequence GTGAGCCTGACCGGATTCGCGTCGCCGTGGTGGTTCCTGCTGCTGCTGGCGGTCGCCGCGGTGGCCGTGGGCTACGTGCTCTCCCAGCGAGCGCGGCGCAAGCGCACCATGCGGTTCGCCAACCTGGAACTGCTGGAGAAGGTCGCGCCGAAGAGCCAGGGGTGGGTGCGGCACGTCCCCGCCATCCTGATCGTGCTCTCGCTGCTGGTGCTCACCGTCGCGCTCGCCGGGCCGACGGCCGAGCAGAAGGTGCCCCGTAACCGCGCCACCGTGATGCTGGTGATCGACACCTCGCTGTCGATGGAGGCGACCGACGTCGCCCCGACCCGGTTGAAGGCGGCTCAGGAGTCGGCGCGCTCGTTCGCGCAGAACATGACCCCTGGGGTGAACCTCGGGCTGATCTCCTTCGCGGGGACGGCGACCGTGCTGGTCGCGCCGACCACCGATCGCGGTGGCGTCGTGAAGGCGATCGACAACCTGAAGCTGGCGCAGTCGACGGCCACCGGCGAAGGGATCTTCGCCGCGTTGCAGTCGATCGAGAGCTTCTCGGCGATCGTCGGCGGCGCGGAAGGCCCGCCGCCCGCCCGGATCGTCCTGATGAGCGACGGCAAGCAGACCGTCCCGGACGACCTGTACGCACCGCGAGGCGGCTACACGGCCGCGCAGGCGGCGAAGCAGGCCCAGGTGCCGATCTCGTCGATCTCGTTCGGGACCACGCACGGCTCCGTCGACATCGACGGCAAGCCCCAGGACGTGAAGGTCGACGACGAATCACTGGAGGAGATCGCCCGCCTTTCCGGTGGCGACTTCTACAAGGCGGCGAGCGCGGACGAGCTGAAACGCGTGTACGACGACCTCGGTGAGCAGATCGGGTACGAGCTGAAGGACGCCGACGCGAGCAGGCCTTGGGTCATCGTCGGGACCTTGGTGCTGATGATCGGTGCCGCCGCTTCGCTCTTCCTGGGGCAGCGCCTGCCGTAA
- a CDS encoding tRNA (cytidine(34)-2'-O)-methyltransferase → MFRILFYRPEIPPNTGNAIRLTANTGCELHLVEPLGFTLEDKQLRRAGLDYHDLARVHVHADLDAAWAVLLPARVFAFSASATRLHTDVAYEPGDVLMFGPESAGLPSEVQESSQVTDRVRLPMLPSSRSLNLSNTAAISVYEAWRQHGFATP, encoded by the coding sequence GTGTTCCGCATCCTGTTCTACCGCCCCGAAATCCCGCCCAACACGGGTAACGCGATCCGCTTGACCGCGAACACCGGCTGTGAGCTCCACCTGGTGGAGCCGCTCGGTTTCACGCTGGAGGACAAGCAGCTGCGGCGCGCCGGGCTCGACTACCACGACCTCGCGCGCGTCCACGTCCACGCGGATCTCGACGCGGCGTGGGCGGTCTTGCTGCCCGCCCGTGTCTTCGCGTTCAGCGCCTCGGCGACGCGGCTGCACACCGACGTCGCGTACGAGCCCGGTGACGTGCTGATGTTCGGGCCGGAGTCCGCGGGGTTGCCCAGTGAGGTCCAGGAGTCCTCGCAGGTGACCGATCGGGTGCGGCTGCCGATGCTGCCGTCGAGCCGATCGCTGAACCTGTCGAACACCGCGGCGATCAGCGTCTACGAGGCTTGGCGGCAGCACGGCTTCGCCACCCCCTGA
- a CDS encoding alkaline phosphatase D family protein — translation MPSLPHPLSRRRFLGYGSAGAAAVLLGTGAWNAAGAMPLASGSGNPFTLGVASGDPLPGGVVLWTRLAPKPYEADGFGGMPRTPVRVEYEVSLDERFRAVIRRGSVVATPELGHSVHPEIHGLAPDHEYFYRFRTGGVISPVGRTRTAPVAWSSPRELNFAFASCQNWEAGHFTAYDHMAAEDLDLVVHLGDYLYESGVTGVGRGTPVGPQFKGETFDLARYRLQYALYKSEAPLMAAHAAFPWIHVNDDHEVENNWAGDHSQEDNEPDQDPVVFRRRRAQAFQAMYEHLPYRIAQLPKGPDARLHRRLSYGTLADFTMLDTRQYRDDQPCGDGQSANCTERFDEDRTLLGAEQRKWLLDGFSRSRARWQILGNQAPMGQTDTDAGEPTNVYLDPWDGYVADRDRVLAAAQDRGVRNLVVITGDRHQNYAWDLKRNFGDPGSPTVASEFVGTSITSGGNGADMTPAGENLLKANPHMKFFNNQRGYVRVNVDRHRWQSDFRVVPFVNTPGAPISTRASYVVEDRRPGVQSA, via the coding sequence ATGCCTTCACTCCCTCACCCCCTGTCGCGGCGCCGCTTCCTCGGTTACGGCTCCGCGGGCGCGGCCGCCGTCCTGCTGGGGACCGGTGCCTGGAACGCCGCCGGCGCGATGCCGCTCGCGAGCGGCTCCGGAAATCCCTTCACCCTCGGTGTCGCTTCGGGTGACCCGTTGCCCGGTGGCGTCGTGCTCTGGACCAGGCTCGCGCCGAAGCCCTACGAGGCCGACGGCTTCGGCGGTATGCCGCGGACGCCGGTCCGGGTCGAGTACGAGGTCTCGCTCGACGAGCGTTTCCGCGCGGTGATCCGTCGCGGCTCGGTGGTCGCCACGCCCGAGCTCGGCCATTCCGTGCACCCCGAGATCCACGGGCTCGCGCCGGACCACGAGTACTTCTACCGCTTCCGTACCGGTGGAGTGATCTCGCCGGTCGGCCGCACCCGGACAGCGCCCGTCGCGTGGTCTTCGCCGCGTGAGCTGAACTTCGCGTTCGCGTCCTGCCAGAACTGGGAAGCCGGGCACTTCACCGCGTACGACCACATGGCGGCCGAGGACCTCGACCTGGTCGTGCACCTGGGTGACTACCTCTACGAGAGTGGCGTCACGGGTGTCGGCCGCGGCACGCCGGTGGGCCCGCAGTTCAAGGGCGAGACCTTCGACCTGGCCCGCTACCGGCTCCAGTACGCGCTCTACAAGTCCGAAGCGCCGCTGATGGCCGCGCACGCCGCGTTCCCGTGGATCCACGTCAACGACGACCACGAGGTGGAGAACAACTGGGCGGGCGACCACTCCCAGGAGGACAACGAGCCCGACCAGGACCCGGTGGTCTTCCGCCGGCGCCGCGCGCAGGCCTTCCAGGCGATGTACGAGCACCTGCCGTACCGCATCGCGCAGCTGCCGAAGGGGCCGGACGCGCGGCTTCACCGCCGCCTGAGCTACGGCACACTGGCCGACTTCACCATGCTCGACACCCGCCAGTACCGCGACGACCAGCCGTGCGGCGACGGCCAGTCGGCGAACTGCACCGAGCGGTTCGACGAGGACCGCACCCTGCTCGGTGCGGAACAGCGGAAGTGGCTGCTCGACGGCTTCTCCCGGTCCCGCGCGCGGTGGCAGATCCTCGGGAACCAGGCGCCGATGGGCCAGACCGACACCGACGCGGGCGAGCCGACCAACGTCTACCTCGACCCGTGGGACGGCTACGTCGCCGACCGCGACCGTGTGCTCGCCGCGGCGCAGGACCGGGGGGTGCGGAACCTGGTGGTCATCACCGGTGACCGGCACCAGAACTACGCCTGGGACCTCAAGCGGAACTTCGGCGACCCTGGTTCGCCCACCGTGGCGAGCGAGTTCGTCGGGACGTCGATCACCAGCGGCGGCAACGGCGCGGACATGACGCCCGCCGGTGAGAACCTGCTGAAGGCCAACCCGCACATGAAGTTCTTCAACAACCAGCGCGGGTACGTCCGGGTCAACGTCGACCGGCACCGCTGGCAAAGCGACTTCCGGGTGGTGCCGTTCGTGAACACCCCCGGCGCGCCGATCAGCACGCGGGCCAGCTACGTCGTCGAAGACCGGCGTCCCGGCGTTCAGTCCGCCTGA
- a CDS encoding acyl-CoA thioesterase — protein sequence MTEPRKPIVEMPLRVRYHECDGQGIVFNANYLAYVDMAMFEVEKVLFGSHEEALARGVDVVVAESNLRYRAPCRYDDELVVSVFLNHLGTTSLIIDFEITRGGNLCTEVNTRYVFVDPATLKKAAPPAAVREVYAALLPAQAD from the coding sequence GTGACCGAGCCACGGAAACCGATCGTCGAAATGCCGCTGCGCGTGCGTTACCACGAGTGCGACGGGCAGGGCATCGTCTTCAACGCGAACTATCTCGCCTACGTCGACATGGCCATGTTCGAAGTGGAGAAAGTCCTCTTCGGCTCCCACGAGGAAGCACTGGCACGCGGTGTCGACGTCGTCGTCGCCGAATCGAACCTCCGCTACCGCGCGCCCTGCCGTTACGACGACGAACTGGTCGTCTCCGTGTTCCTGAACCATCTCGGCACGACGTCGCTGATCATCGACTTCGAGATCACCCGCGGCGGGAACCTGTGCACGGAGGTGAACACCCGCTACGTCTTCGTCGATCCGGCCACGCTCAAGAAGGCGGCGCCACCCGCGGCCGTGCGCGAGGTGTACGCCGCCCTCCTGCCCGCTCAGGCGGACTGA
- a CDS encoding alpha/beta hydrolase family protein: protein MSSRHTRVVRGSALVAGLALAGGLATAAPAVAAQQVKLTAPGLTGHYDIGTTDLHLVDNARPDPWKPERRREVMATVTYPADRFAAGPRAPWLTPGMSAVIDQSIADENDLGVPVGSIDWASAKRRAETGVPVAPGAPKPVVLFSPGFGAPRETYSATVDDLASRGYVVVSLSHTYESMAVEFPGGRLEAALPPGEGPEFMKKALDARVGDSRFVLDQLTKITRGENPDAEKRRLPRGLGWSLDLSKVGAYGHSYGGFTAGETMIHDRRVDAGINLDGAMATAFGFPPGSPYIPGEVTKRGLDRPFMLMGAEGVGPDGKPLQHTHRQPEFDRSWADFWANQRGWKRDLLLSGGTTHMAYSDLQVIVPQLGALVTPEKRKTAIGTIDPGRSVAAQRDYIGAFFDLHLKGRDRHLLDGESPRHPNIDFID, encoded by the coding sequence GTGTCATCGAGACACACCAGGGTGGTGCGGGGTTCTGCGCTGGTCGCGGGCCTCGCGCTCGCCGGCGGCCTGGCCACCGCAGCCCCCGCCGTCGCGGCGCAACAGGTCAAACTCACCGCACCCGGCCTCACCGGGCACTACGACATCGGCACCACCGATCTCCACCTCGTCGACAACGCCCGTCCCGATCCGTGGAAACCGGAGCGGCGCCGGGAAGTCATGGCCACCGTCACCTATCCGGCCGACCGGTTCGCCGCCGGCCCGCGGGCACCGTGGCTCACGCCCGGCATGAGCGCCGTCATCGACCAGTCCATAGCGGACGAGAACGACCTCGGCGTCCCGGTCGGCTCCATCGACTGGGCCTCGGCGAAGCGAAGGGCCGAGACCGGCGTCCCGGTCGCGCCCGGAGCACCGAAGCCCGTCGTGCTCTTCTCCCCCGGTTTCGGGGCACCTCGCGAGACGTACTCGGCGACCGTCGACGACCTGGCGAGCCGCGGCTACGTGGTCGTCTCGCTCTCGCACACCTACGAGAGCATGGCCGTCGAGTTCCCTGGCGGCCGGCTCGAAGCGGCGCTTCCGCCGGGTGAAGGTCCCGAGTTCATGAAGAAGGCGCTCGACGCGCGGGTCGGCGACAGCCGGTTCGTCCTCGACCAGCTCACGAAGATCACCCGCGGCGAGAACCCCGACGCGGAGAAGCGACGGCTGCCCCGTGGGCTCGGCTGGTCGCTCGACCTGTCCAAGGTCGGTGCCTACGGGCACTCCTACGGCGGGTTCACCGCGGGCGAGACGATGATCCACGACCGGCGGGTCGACGCCGGGATCAACCTGGACGGCGCGATGGCGACCGCGTTCGGGTTTCCCCCTGGCAGCCCCTACATCCCCGGCGAGGTCACGAAACGCGGCCTGGACCGGCCGTTCATGCTGATGGGCGCCGAAGGCGTCGGCCCGGACGGGAAGCCGCTCCAGCACACCCACCGTCAGCCCGAATTCGACCGGAGCTGGGCGGACTTCTGGGCCAACCAGCGCGGCTGGAAGCGTGACCTGCTCCTGAGCGGCGGCACCACGCATATGGCCTACAGCGATCTGCAGGTCATCGTGCCGCAGCTCGGAGCGCTGGTGACACCGGAGAAGCGGAAGACGGCCATCGGCACCATCGATCCCGGTCGTTCGGTGGCCGCGCAACGGGACTACATCGGCGCGTTCTTCGATCTCCACCTGAAGGGCCGTGACCGGCATCTGCTCGACGGCGAGTCGCCGCGGCATCCGAACATCGACTTCATCGACTGA
- a CDS encoding TAXI family TRAP transporter solute-binding subunit yields the protein MTVTRRTALLAGLATLAGCSTAGYQGPEREVVIAAGESGGFYLAFAELLAQQLNRAEPRLRATAVATEASVENLRRLRDGRADLGLVLGDVAESALAGAEPFSVPIAFSAIGRVYENYHQLVVRADGGVRSLSDLAGRPVAMGANGSGVAVFSTRLFARAKIPVHAKNLLLGEAINALVAHEVDALFWSGGIPTPALSDLNRTTPITLLPLDAHLPALRAGYGPVYDQVHVPAQAYQGVGELRTIGVANLLLAAPSLPDDAAAAVARVLAGHAADLVPAPAVGTQFLDVRTLIGTGQVPLHPGAASAYRALHG from the coding sequence ATGACCGTCACCAGGCGCACCGCGCTCCTCGCCGGGCTCGCCACGCTCGCGGGCTGCTCGACGGCGGGCTACCAGGGCCCCGAACGCGAGGTCGTCATCGCGGCGGGCGAGAGCGGCGGCTTCTATCTCGCCTTCGCCGAACTGCTGGCCCAGCAGCTGAACCGGGCGGAACCGCGCCTGCGCGCGACGGCCGTCGCGACCGAGGCCAGTGTCGAGAACCTGCGACGGCTGCGGGACGGCCGGGCCGATCTCGGGCTCGTCCTCGGCGACGTCGCCGAGTCCGCCCTCGCCGGAGCGGAACCGTTCTCCGTGCCGATCGCGTTCTCCGCCATCGGCCGCGTCTACGAGAACTACCACCAGCTCGTGGTCCGCGCGGACGGTGGCGTGCGGTCGCTTTCCGATCTGGCCGGGCGGCCGGTGGCGATGGGCGCGAACGGGTCCGGCGTCGCCGTGTTCAGCACCCGCCTGTTCGCGCGCGCCAAGATCCCGGTGCACGCGAAGAACCTCCTGCTCGGGGAAGCGATCAACGCGCTCGTGGCCCACGAGGTCGACGCGCTGTTCTGGTCCGGCGGGATCCCCACGCCCGCGCTCAGTGACCTGAATCGCACTACCCCGATAACGCTCCTCCCACTCGACGCCCACCTTCCCGCCCTGCGCGCGGGCTACGGCCCGGTGTACGACCAGGTCCACGTCCCGGCGCAGGCCTATCAAGGGGTCGGAGAACTACGGACGATCGGTGTCGCGAACCTGCTGCTCGCGGCGCCTTCGCTGCCCGACGACGCCGCGGCCGCCGTCGCGCGAGTGCTGGCCGGGCACGCCGCCGACCTCGTCCCGGCGCCCGCCGTCGGGACCCAGTTCCTCGACGTCCGGACGCTGATCGGCACCGGCCAGGTGCCGCTGCATCCCGGAGCCGCGTCGGCCTATCGTGCCCTTCACGGGTGA
- a CDS encoding sensor histidine kinase, whose product MRARLLVVLVALALTVVAAFAIPLFGSTAAQRTQQLVIARNADVDRFVVLAQQAVDAGDATTLAVDAARYSSLYGEAVVVVDARGLPLVETGGMTAAEPVVRSLVESALRNQPAKGPEQLSPWSADPVSFSRPVGTGTRVAGVVVLRASVTTAAADITTRWSAIVAGAILVAVVFVLLAVLLARWMVRPLHELETGVQAVTEGYRAQVPDRAGPRELRSLATSFNRMSDAVVEASEQQRRLVADASHQLRNPMAALRLRVDSLAAQVDGDGQRAYRATVAEVERLESLLDGLLALALAESAATRLAAGESGDEPCDLPAVLAERVDAWRPSAEDAGVGLAAADCHDEPVPVRCSESELAQVLDVLLDNAVHYAGRGAAITTGYETGDATATVFVSDNGPGLSTEDRERATERFWRAGGDGAPRGTGLGLAIASQHVLARGGTLELREAAPHGLEVRVELPLAGRTP is encoded by the coding sequence GTGCGCGCCCGGCTGCTGGTCGTCCTCGTCGCGCTCGCGCTGACCGTGGTCGCCGCGTTCGCGATCCCGCTCTTCGGGTCGACCGCCGCGCAGCGGACCCAGCAGCTGGTCATCGCCCGTAACGCCGACGTCGACCGGTTCGTCGTCCTCGCCCAGCAGGCCGTCGACGCCGGTGACGCGACCACGCTGGCGGTCGACGCGGCGCGGTATTCGTCGTTATACGGCGAAGCCGTCGTGGTGGTCGACGCGCGGGGGCTGCCGCTGGTCGAAACCGGCGGGATGACGGCCGCGGAGCCCGTCGTGCGTTCTCTCGTCGAGTCCGCGCTGCGCAACCAACCGGCGAAGGGGCCGGAACAACTGAGCCCGTGGTCCGCGGATCCGGTCTCTTTCTCCCGTCCGGTCGGCACCGGGACGCGGGTGGCCGGGGTGGTCGTGCTCCGCGCTTCGGTGACCACTGCGGCGGCCGACATCACCACCCGCTGGTCCGCGATCGTCGCGGGTGCGATCCTCGTCGCGGTCGTGTTCGTCCTGCTCGCGGTGCTCCTGGCCCGCTGGATGGTGCGGCCGCTGCACGAACTGGAGACCGGCGTGCAGGCGGTGACCGAGGGGTATCGCGCCCAGGTCCCCGACCGGGCCGGGCCGCGGGAACTGCGTTCGCTCGCGACGTCGTTCAACCGGATGTCCGACGCCGTCGTCGAAGCGTCCGAGCAGCAGCGGCGGCTCGTCGCCGACGCCTCGCACCAGTTGCGGAATCCGATGGCGGCCTTGCGGTTGCGCGTGGATTCGCTGGCCGCGCAGGTCGACGGCGACGGCCAGCGGGCCTACCGGGCGACCGTCGCGGAGGTCGAACGCCTGGAGTCCCTGCTCGACGGGCTGCTCGCGCTGGCGCTCGCCGAAAGCGCCGCGACCCGGCTCGCCGCGGGCGAATCCGGTGACGAACCCTGCGATCTGCCGGCGGTGCTGGCCGAACGGGTCGACGCGTGGCGCCCGTCTGCCGAAGACGCGGGAGTCGGCCTCGCGGCGGCGGACTGCCACGACGAGCCGGTGCCCGTGCGGTGCTCGGAAAGCGAACTGGCCCAGGTGCTGGATGTCCTGCTGGACAACGCGGTCCACTACGCCGGCCGGGGCGCCGCCATCACCACCGGCTACGAAACCGGCGACGCGACGGCCACGGTCTTCGTGTCGGACAACGGTCCCGGACTGTCCACTGAGGACCGTGAACGGGCGACCGAACGGTTCTGGCGGGCCGGTGGCGACGGCGCGCCGCGCGGGACCGGCCTCGGGCTCGCGATCGCGAGCCAGCACGTGCTCGCCAGGGGCGGGACGCTCGAACTGCGCGAGGCGGCACCGCACGGCCTCGAAGTCCGCGTCGAACTCCCCCTCGCCGGGAGAACACCATGA
- a CDS encoding response regulator transcription factor encodes MRLLLVEDDSGVADALAETLQARGHTVSHAVRGCDALHRHREADVILLDLGLPDMDGLDVLRKVRQVSLVPVLVLTARGDERSVVRGLRLGADDYLTKPVRLAELLARMDAVVRRAAVPAVPQDDVVRVEDVEIDLGARRVLVDGADIGLTTKEFAVLAVLAARPGTAVSRQQLMDEVWGDAYLAVSRSLDVHLTQLRAKLDRPGLLTTIRGFGYRFGRD; translated from the coding sequence ATGCGGTTGCTGCTGGTCGAAGACGACTCCGGCGTCGCCGACGCGCTCGCCGAAACACTGCAGGCGCGTGGCCACACCGTCTCCCACGCGGTCCGGGGCTGCGACGCGCTGCACCGGCATCGCGAGGCCGACGTGATCCTGCTGGATCTCGGCCTGCCCGACATGGACGGGCTCGACGTCCTCCGCAAGGTGCGGCAGGTGTCACTGGTGCCGGTGCTGGTCCTCACCGCGCGCGGGGACGAGCGGTCCGTGGTGCGCGGGCTGCGGCTCGGCGCCGACGACTACCTGACCAAACCGGTCCGCCTCGCCGAACTGCTGGCGAGGATGGACGCGGTCGTGCGCCGCGCCGCCGTCCCGGCCGTGCCGCAGGACGACGTCGTCCGCGTCGAGGACGTCGAGATCGACCTCGGGGCGCGGCGGGTGCTGGTCGACGGGGCCGACATCGGTCTCACCACCAAGGAGTTCGCCGTGCTGGCGGTGCTCGCCGCCCGGCCCGGCACCGCGGTGAGCCGCCAGCAGCTGATGGACGAGGTCTGGGGCGACGCGTACCTCGCCGTCTCCCGTTCGCTCGACGTGCACCTGACCCAGCTGCGCGCGAAACTCGACCGGCCGGGGTTGCTGACCACGATCCGGGGATTCGGCTATCGCTTCGGCCGGGACTGA
- a CDS encoding MFS transporter, which yields MTTRIGEASPPASERRVVGNVLRGSIGNLVEWYDWYAYAAFTTYFAKSFFPTKDTTAAFLGTAAVFAVGFLMRPLGGWMLGRFADRFGRRSALVLSVTLMATGSLMIAVTPTYASIGIAAPILLLVARLIQGLSVGGEYSTSATYLSEVATPGKRGFYSSFQYVTLYGGQLLALGLQLLLQAVLTEQQLTSWGWRIAFAVGALAAVVVMILRRGMDESASFEETKASGTGKDAGDKGTLRALAKYPKEIALVVGLTLGGTVSFYTFATYSQKFMENTAGIPRRTVTLILFCAILVAAILQPLAGKLSDRIGRRPLLMFFGIAGTLLTVPIMTLMGGTKEPVLAFLLMLSGLVIVTGYTSINAIVKAELFPTKIRAIGVGLPYALTVAIFGGTAELIAQALKGAGHESVFFYYVAGCVLVSLIVYGTMRETSKTSELDSKKAEQVSAREG from the coding sequence ATGACAACCCGGATCGGTGAAGCGTCGCCGCCCGCAAGCGAGAGGCGAGTCGTCGGCAACGTGCTGCGCGGCTCCATCGGCAACCTGGTCGAGTGGTACGACTGGTACGCCTACGCCGCCTTCACCACGTACTTCGCCAAGTCCTTCTTCCCCACCAAGGACACGACGGCGGCCTTCCTCGGCACCGCGGCGGTGTTCGCCGTCGGCTTCCTCATGCGACCACTCGGCGGCTGGATGCTGGGCCGGTTCGCCGACCGCTTCGGGCGACGAAGCGCACTCGTGCTTTCCGTCACGTTGATGGCGACGGGGTCGCTGATGATCGCCGTGACGCCGACCTACGCCAGTATCGGGATCGCCGCGCCGATCCTGCTGCTGGTCGCCAGGCTCATCCAAGGACTGTCGGTCGGCGGCGAGTACTCGACCTCCGCGACCTATCTGTCCGAAGTGGCCACTCCGGGCAAACGCGGCTTCTACTCCAGCTTCCAGTACGTGACGCTGTACGGCGGCCAGCTGCTGGCGCTCGGCCTCCAGCTGCTGCTGCAGGCCGTCCTCACCGAGCAGCAGCTGACCTCGTGGGGCTGGCGGATCGCGTTCGCCGTCGGCGCGCTCGCCGCGGTCGTGGTGATGATCCTGCGCCGCGGGATGGACGAGTCGGCCAGTTTCGAGGAGACCAAGGCCTCCGGCACCGGCAAGGACGCGGGCGACAAGGGCACGCTGCGCGCGCTGGCCAAGTACCCCAAGGAGATCGCGCTGGTCGTCGGCCTCACCCTCGGCGGAACGGTGTCCTTCTACACCTTCGCCACCTACAGCCAGAAGTTCATGGAGAACACCGCGGGCATCCCGCGCCGGACGGTCACGCTGATCCTGTTCTGCGCGATCCTCGTCGCCGCGATCCTGCAGCCGCTCGCCGGGAAGCTGTCCGACCGGATCGGCCGCCGCCCGCTGCTGATGTTCTTCGGGATCGCGGGCACGCTGCTGACCGTCCCGATCATGACGCTGATGGGCGGGACCAAGGAGCCGGTGCTCGCCTTCCTGCTGATGCTGTCCGGGCTGGTGATCGTCACCGGGTACACCTCGATCAACGCGATCGTGAAGGCCGAGCTGTTCCCGACGAAGATCCGCGCGATCGGCGTCGGTCTCCCCTACGCGCTCACCGTGGCGATCTTCGGCGGGACCGCCGAGCTCATCGCGCAGGCGCTCAAGGGAGCGGGCCACGAATCGGTGTTCTTCTACTACGTCGCGGGCTGTGTCCTGGTCTCGCTCATCGTGTACGGCACAATGCGGGAAACCTCGAAGACCTCGGAGCTGGACAGCAAGAAGGCCGAGCAGGTGTCGGCTCGCGAAGGCTAG
- the fabG gene encoding beta-ketoacyl-ACP reductase: MGRSVLVTGGNRGIGLAIAKDLAAQGHKVAITHRGSGAPEGLFGVQADVTDAEQIDAAFKLVEEHQGPVEVLVANAGMTDDTLLMRMSEEQFTRVVDANLTGAYRVAKRASRGMLRGKWGRYIFISSVVGLTGSAGQVNYAASKAGLVGLARSLARELGSRNITSNVIAPGFVATDMTDELGEDRKKEILAQVPSGRYAEPSEIAAAVRYLASEEAGYVNGAVLPVDGGLGMGH; the protein is encoded by the coding sequence GTGGGACGGTCGGTACTGGTCACCGGCGGCAACCGCGGCATCGGTTTGGCGATCGCGAAGGACCTCGCGGCGCAGGGGCACAAGGTCGCGATCACGCACCGCGGTTCCGGCGCGCCCGAAGGCCTCTTCGGGGTGCAGGCCGACGTCACCGACGCCGAGCAGATCGACGCCGCCTTCAAGCTCGTCGAGGAGCACCAGGGCCCGGTCGAGGTCCTCGTCGCGAACGCGGGCATGACCGACGACACCCTGCTCATGCGGATGAGCGAGGAGCAGTTCACCCGCGTGGTGGACGCCAACCTCACCGGCGCGTACCGGGTCGCCAAGCGCGCCTCCCGCGGCATGCTGCGCGGGAAGTGGGGCCGCTACATCTTCATTTCGTCCGTCGTCGGCCTCACCGGTTCGGCCGGTCAGGTCAACTACGCGGCGAGCAAGGCCGGTCTCGTCGGTCTCGCCCGCTCGCTCGCGCGTGAGCTGGGCTCGCGCAACATCACCTCGAACGTCATCGCCCCCGGCTTCGTCGCCACGGACATGACCGACGAACTCGGCGAGGACCGCAAGAAGGAGATCCTCGCCCAGGTTCCCTCCGGCCGGTACGCCGAGCCGTCGGAGATCGCCGCCGCTGTCCGCTACCTCGCCTCCGAAGAGGCCGGTTACGTCAACGGCGCGGTGCTGCCGGTCGACGGCGGCCTCGGCATGGGCCACTGA